Proteins co-encoded in one Arachis stenosperma cultivar V10309 chromosome 7, arast.V10309.gnm1.PFL2, whole genome shotgun sequence genomic window:
- the LOC130939944 gene encoding uncharacterized protein LOC130939944, giving the protein MSLKDFFKVRTILALTLDTAEEINNHLMTIILGGKKLYLSSDSICMDEENMESQLDLYGPELLNSINYSGLPPHKLILKVGGSVMLLRNINQSNDLYIGTRLQVRKLRNHVIECEVLMGNNVGHIVLIPRMNMKLEEAFNRACKREIETPSDQDSGGVPSNGLRTGTVVAENRDSAGGGVAARRRKVAISARWKGRLISMATA; this is encoded by the exons ATGTCTTTAAAGGATTTTTTCAAAGTAAGAACTATATTGGCTCTCACGCTGGACACCGCTGAAGAGATCAACAACCATCTGATGACTATCATTCTTGGAGGGAAAAAATTATATCTTAGTTCGGATTCAATTTGTATGGATGAAGAGAATATGGAAAGTCAACTAGATCTCTATGGTCCTGAATTACTGAATAGTATAAATTACTCTGGTTTGCCTCCACATAAATTAATACTTAAGGTTGGTGGTTCAGTGATGTTACTGAGGAATATTAACCAATCCAATGATCTTTATATTGGTACAAGGCTACAAGTTAGAAAGCTTAGAAATCATGTCATAGAATGTGAAGTCTTAATGGGTAACAATGTTGGTCATATTGTTTTGATTCCAAGAATGAATATG AAGCTAGAAGAAGCCTTCAACAGAGCATGCAAAAGGGAGATAGAGACACCGAGTGACCAAGACAGTGGTGGAGTACCTTCGAACGGGCTTCGAACTGGGACAGTGGTTGCGGAGAACAGAGATAGTGCCGGCGGCGGCGTGGCTGCGCGACGGAGGAAGGTTGCGATTTCTGCACGATGGAAGGGAAGGTTGATATCGATGGCTACTGCGTGA